Proteins co-encoded in one Capnocytophaga ochracea DSM 7271 genomic window:
- the porK gene encoding T9SS ring complex lipoprotein PorK/GldK: MFMARRIFVMLLVLLVLAACKRGGGDSKGELVGVKGKSWKQPAPYGMTLIPSGSFIMGSSDDDKTASFNAPVKTVSVGSFYMDETEITNSEYRQFVNWVRDSIIRTQLAEMAEQTGQTQGSGGIGEYAYLDANTEKMNAYQQYLQNTYGDQKARKLNKKVALIWDTNKFPDEYYSEVMDKMYLPEEEAYNGKRIMDVQKFEFKYQWLDMDKAARTRGNRKDFIKEEIVKVYPDTTVWIRDFNYSYNEPMHNDYFWHEAYGDYPVVGVSWIQAKAFCEWRTLNKNSYQKSKGDYTVNSFRLPIESEWEYAARGGLPGGTYPWGGPYTYDDRACFLANFKPMRGDYAVDNALYTVEAKSYEPNGYNLYNMAGNVSEWTNTSYDPNSYEYMSTMNPNVLDDKNHRKVIRGGSWKDVAFMLQVNTRDYEYQDSARSYIGFRTVQDFMGISDKQQAKSARGYR; encoded by the coding sequence ATGTTTATGGCAAGAAGAATATTTGTAATGCTACTTGTACTATTAGTACTAGCTGCGTGTAAGCGTGGCGGTGGCGACAGCAAAGGAGAGCTTGTAGGTGTTAAGGGGAAGAGCTGGAAACAGCCTGCTCCTTACGGTATGACGCTTATTCCGAGTGGTTCTTTCATTATGGGTAGTTCCGATGATGATAAAACTGCGAGTTTTAACGCACCAGTGAAAACTGTGAGCGTGGGGTCGTTCTATATGGACGAAACCGAAATCACAAATAGTGAGTATCGCCAGTTCGTGAATTGGGTTCGCGATTCAATTATCCGTACTCAGTTAGCTGAAATGGCGGAACAAACCGGTCAGACCCAAGGCAGTGGAGGTATCGGTGAATACGCATACTTAGATGCGAACACCGAGAAGATGAATGCTTATCAGCAGTATCTTCAAAACACATATGGCGACCAAAAAGCACGAAAATTGAACAAGAAAGTAGCACTTATTTGGGACACTAATAAATTCCCAGATGAATACTACTCGGAAGTAATGGACAAAATGTATTTGCCCGAAGAAGAAGCTTACAATGGCAAACGCATTATGGACGTTCAGAAGTTCGAGTTTAAATATCAATGGCTTGATATGGATAAAGCCGCTCGTACGCGTGGTAACCGTAAAGACTTCATTAAAGAGGAAATCGTGAAAGTATATCCTGATACTACTGTGTGGATTCGCGACTTCAACTATTCTTATAACGAGCCAATGCACAACGACTATTTTTGGCACGAAGCTTATGGCGACTATCCTGTGGTAGGGGTTAGTTGGATTCAAGCCAAAGCCTTCTGTGAATGGCGTACTCTTAACAAAAACTCTTATCAAAAATCAAAAGGTGATTACACAGTAAACTCTTTCCGTTTGCCAATTGAATCGGAATGGGAATACGCAGCACGTGGTGGTCTGCCAGGAGGTACTTATCCTTGGGGAGGTCCTTATACCTATGATGATAGAGCTTGTTTCCTTGCAAACTTTAAACCAATGCGTGGTGACTATGCTGTTGATAATGCACTCTATACCGTAGAAGCTAAGTCGTACGAACCTAATGGTTACAACCTTTACAATATGGCAGGTAACGTATCAGAATGGACAAACACCTCATATGACCCCAATTCATATGAATATATGTCTACTATGAATCCTAACGTACTTGATGACAAAAATCACCGTAAAGTAATACGTGGAGGTTCTTGGAAGGACGTTGCCTTTATGTTACAAGTAAATACCCGTGATTATGAGTACCAAGACTCAGCCCGTAGTTATATAGGGTTCCGTACCGTACAAGATTTTATGGGTATCAGCGACAAACAACAAGCTAAATCAGCAAGAGGATACAGATAG
- a CDS encoding prolyl oligopeptidase family serine peptidase: MKHSLFSATLLLLVACNQNPNNTNDEKMNYPQTRMDNTVDTYFGTQVADPYRWLEDDRSAETAQWVKVQNDFTFGYLSKIPYRQAIKEKLEKLWNYEKLSAPFTEGDYTYYYKNDGLQNQSVLYRKDKEGKEEIFLNPNTFSKDGTTSLGDVAFSEDGSLVAYLISEGGSDWRKGIVLDAKTKKAIGDTLVDIKFSSIAWKGNEGFFYSSYDKPKGSELSAKTDQHKLYYHKLGTSQKSDKLIFGGTPAEKYRYVSGTVSNDGKYLFISVANATSGNKLFVKDLSNPKSSLVTITNNFDGDTGFVNNQGTTLFLETNINAPNGRLVKVDFKNPQPEHWQDVIPETKNVLSITTAGKYLFAKYMVDALSQVKQYDYEGKLIREVKLPSIGSAGGFYAKKDETHTYFSFTNYAYPTQIYKMDLATGATELYWKPAIAFDATHYESKQVFYTSKDGTKIPMMITYKKGIKLNGKNPTLLYGYGGFNISLMPTFSVANAVWLELGGVYAVPNLRGGGEYGKQWHDAGTKMQKQNVFDDFIAAAEYLIKEKYTSPQYLAIRGGSNGGLLVGATMLQRPDLFKVALPAVGVLDMLRYHTFTAGAGWAYDYGTSDDSKEMFEYLKAYSPLHNVKQGVAYPATLITTGDHDDRVVPAHSFKFAAELQAKQTGNNPILIRIETNAGHGAGTPVSKTIEQNADLQAFTLWNMGIKTLQ, translated from the coding sequence ATGAAACATTCCTTATTCTCCGCAACGCTACTTCTTTTAGTAGCCTGCAACCAAAACCCTAACAACACTAACGACGAAAAGATGAACTATCCTCAAACACGTATGGATAATACCGTTGATACTTACTTCGGCACTCAGGTGGCTGACCCTTACCGTTGGCTTGAAGACGACCGTTCTGCTGAAACCGCTCAGTGGGTAAAAGTGCAAAACGATTTTACGTTTGGTTATCTCTCTAAAATACCTTATCGACAAGCAATAAAAGAGAAACTCGAAAAACTTTGGAATTATGAGAAACTGAGCGCTCCTTTTACCGAAGGCGATTATACCTATTATTACAAGAACGATGGCTTACAAAACCAATCGGTGCTCTATCGCAAAGATAAAGAAGGCAAAGAAGAAATTTTCTTAAATCCGAATACTTTTTCTAAGGATGGAACAACTTCATTAGGAGACGTCGCTTTCTCCGAAGATGGTTCGTTAGTAGCTTATCTCATTTCAGAAGGCGGTAGCGACTGGAGAAAAGGGATAGTGCTCGATGCGAAAACTAAAAAGGCAATAGGTGATACCTTAGTAGATATAAAATTTAGTAGTATAGCGTGGAAGGGCAATGAAGGCTTCTTCTATTCCAGCTACGACAAACCCAAAGGCAGTGAGCTATCAGCAAAAACCGACCAGCACAAACTTTATTATCACAAACTCGGCACATCTCAAAAGAGTGATAAGCTCATTTTTGGTGGTACACCAGCTGAGAAATATCGTTATGTGTCGGGCACAGTATCCAATGACGGGAAATATCTGTTCATTTCGGTTGCCAATGCGACCTCAGGTAATAAACTATTTGTAAAAGATTTATCAAATCCTAAATCTTCTTTGGTAACTATTACCAACAACTTCGATGGAGATACAGGATTTGTAAATAACCAAGGCACAACGCTCTTTTTAGAAACCAATATCAATGCGCCTAACGGTCGCTTAGTGAAAGTAGACTTTAAAAATCCACAGCCAGAGCATTGGCAAGATGTTATCCCTGAAACCAAGAATGTGCTCAGTATTACTACCGCAGGCAAATACTTATTTGCTAAATATATGGTAGATGCTCTTTCTCAGGTAAAACAATACGACTACGAAGGGAAGCTCATTCGCGAAGTGAAGCTCCCCAGTATAGGTAGTGCGGGAGGTTTTTATGCTAAAAAAGATGAAACACACACCTATTTTAGTTTCACCAATTACGCATATCCTACCCAAATATACAAAATGGATTTGGCAACAGGAGCTACTGAACTCTATTGGAAACCCGCTATTGCTTTTGATGCCACTCACTACGAATCTAAGCAAGTGTTTTATACCTCTAAAGACGGCACAAAAATACCAATGATGATTACCTATAAAAAAGGAATCAAACTCAACGGTAAAAATCCTACCTTATTATATGGATATGGAGGGTTCAATATCAGTTTGATGCCTACATTCAGTGTTGCCAATGCGGTGTGGTTGGAACTCGGGGGGGTATATGCTGTTCCTAACTTACGTGGAGGAGGGGAATACGGTAAACAATGGCACGATGCAGGCACTAAGATGCAAAAGCAAAACGTATTCGACGATTTTATAGCAGCTGCTGAATATCTTATAAAAGAGAAATACACCTCTCCCCAATACCTTGCTATCAGAGGAGGCTCTAACGGAGGACTCTTGGTAGGAGCTACAATGTTACAACGCCCCGACCTGTTTAAGGTAGCTTTACCCGCAGTAGGTGTACTCGATATGTTGCGTTATCACACTTTTACTGCAGGAGCAGGCTGGGCTTATGATTATGGCACATCTGATGATAGCAAAGAAATGTTTGAATACTTAAAAGCCTATTCACCCTTACACAATGTAAAACAAGGAGTAGCTTATCCCGCTACCCTTATAACAACAGGAGACCACGACGATAGAGTAGTACCTGCTCACAGTTTTAAGTTTGCTGCGGAATTGCAAGCAAAACAAACGGGCAACAACCCTATTCTTATACGAATAGAGACTAATGCAGGGCACGGAGCAGGAACACCAGTGAGCAAAACTATAGAACAAAACGCCGATTTGCAAGCATTCACTCTTTGGAATATGGGGATTAAAACACTCCAATAA
- a CDS encoding outer membrane beta-barrel protein: MKKFLLIVAVAFASATYAQTEKGNWMVGSDLALSFESQKTTVRNDGTKTGETTVSTFKITPNLNYFVIDNLAVGLGLGYESKKTKGEDGAENTFTVAPTAHYYFPIGGKLAPFVGAKVGYAHKSEKGSTSDANKWNGLVVGGKAGIAYFVNNGAALTGYVGYDHFSLKNKQANKFKAQQGTFGVGIGVALFF, translated from the coding sequence ATGAAAAAATTTTTATTAATCGTAGCAGTTGCTTTTGCAAGCGCTACATACGCACAAACTGAAAAAGGAAACTGGATGGTAGGCTCTGACTTGGCTCTTTCATTTGAATCTCAAAAAACAACTGTTAGAAATGATGGAACTAAAACAGGAGAAACAACAGTTTCTACATTTAAAATTACTCCAAACTTAAACTACTTTGTGATTGATAATTTGGCAGTAGGTTTGGGATTAGGCTATGAAAGTAAAAAAACAAAAGGTGAAGATGGAGCAGAGAACACCTTTACTGTTGCTCCTACTGCACACTATTATTTTCCTATCGGAGGAAAATTGGCACCTTTTGTAGGAGCTAAAGTAGGATATGCTCACAAATCTGAAAAAGGCTCAACAAGTGACGCTAATAAATGGAATGGTTTAGTAGTAGGAGGTAAAGCAGGTATTGCTTACTTTGTAAATAATGGAGCTGCTCTTACAGGTTATGTAGGTTATGACCATTTTTCTTTAAAGAATAAGCAAGCAAACAAATTTAAAGCTCAACAAGGTACTTTCGGTGTTGGTATTGGAGTAGCTTTGTTCTTCTAA
- a CDS encoding outer membrane beta-barrel protein, whose protein sequence is MKRILLVVAVVFATVTYAQTGKGSWMVGADLGLSFQSKNLVVKNDQVTELDQTVTTFKITPNFNYFVVHNLAVGLGVSYEHSKDKRGDNWEYKSNTLTIAPNVHYYFPTGGSLAPFVGAKIGFASRENQPGTNGEWNGLVVGGKAGLAYFVNRGAALTAYAEYDHFSLKNTDNSKRKAKEGVLGVGIGVALFF, encoded by the coding sequence ATGAAAAGAATTTTATTAGTAGTAGCCGTTGTTTTTGCAACTGTTACCTACGCACAAACTGGAAAAGGAAGCTGGATGGTAGGTGCCGATTTGGGTCTTTCATTTCAATCTAAAAACTTAGTAGTGAAAAATGACCAAGTTACAGAATTAGATCAAACAGTAACTACTTTTAAAATCACACCTAACTTTAATTACTTTGTGGTTCATAATTTAGCAGTAGGTTTAGGAGTGAGTTATGAACATTCAAAAGATAAAAGGGGAGATAATTGGGAATACAAATCGAATACCCTTACAATTGCCCCTAATGTGCATTACTATTTTCCTACAGGTGGAAGTTTAGCACCTTTTGTGGGAGCAAAAATAGGTTTTGCAAGCAGAGAAAACCAACCGGGCACTAATGGTGAGTGGAATGGTTTAGTAGTAGGAGGTAAAGCAGGCTTGGCTTACTTTGTAAATCGAGGTGCTGCTCTTACAGCCTATGCAGAGTATGACCATTTTTCTTTAAAAAATACAGATAACAGTAAACGCAAAGCAAAAGAGGGTGTTTTGGGTGTAGGTATAGGAGTAGCTTTGTTCTTCTAA